The DNA region TTATATATGTGAAGCATACATTAAAGCATATATTAAAGCATATATAGTGATAACTAAAAACCCGATCATTCAGACCGACTAAGGATAATTGATTATCAACTACGGTTACATAATGTTCTACAGACTAGTAATCAAAGGTAATGTCTCAATCATCATTTACAGGTAAGGGACTTAATCTCTTAACGCTCCGCTTGTAATCCCCGGTTAAAGTTCTCACAGTCGCCACTCGAACAACACCATCCTCACCAGGATGAGTAGCGACAATTCGTCCCATAGGCCAACATAATGGAGGTGTGTTGTCTTCCTTCAAGACGACCAGCATTCCCTCCGTGATCTGGGTCGTTCGTCCATCATGCCATTTCTTCCTGACGATCAGCTCATTCAGGTATTCCTTATACCATCTTGACCAAAAATGCTGTCGAAGTTGCTGGATGTGTTGCCAAGATGAGAGTCGACCTGTTTTGACACTTGTAAGATCGCACTCAGGAGTGCTCGTTAACGAGTCACCTATCAGGAAATGACCAGGAGTTAGTGGACTGAGGTCGTTCGGGTCAGATGATAATGGAGTTAGCGGTCGAGAATTAAGAATTGCTTCGATTTCCGCGAGACATGTTGTGAACCCCTCGAACGTGAGCACAGCGTTTCCCACAATACGCATGAGATGATGTTTCATTGACCTGACTGCAGCTTCCCATAATCCACCGAAATGGGGAGCACGCGGAGGAATAAAGTGCCAACGAACGTTTTGCtccgataaatatttttgaaagtgATCCTTAGGATCCTGAACAAGAATTGCATTATGTATCCTTTGCAATTCGCGGCTTGCACCAATGAAATTAGTTCCATTGTCACTATACAAATCGGTACACTTCCCTCGTCTAGCAAAAAACCGCTTCAATGCAGCAAGAAAGGCGTCCGACGTCATGTCACTAACGAGTTCTAAATGCACTGCCTTAGTGCTGAAGCACACGAACACTGCCACATAAGTTTTGACTTTCTTTGTATTTCGAAGCTTCTTTTCCTTTATGAGAAACGGACCGCAGTAATCAACCCCCGTCACCAAAAACGGTCGGTTCAATACAACTCTGTCCCTCGGAAGTTGGCCAATTGGATATTGAGGAACTATGGCCGTGAGTTTATGACACGTAATACATTTCCGAAGAACAGACTTGACCGTTATCATACCGTTAACAGGCCAATATTTCTGACGCACCGCGTGCAACGTGCCTCGCGCCCCAATGTGACCGTGTTTTACATGAATTTCCCGGATTATTAACTCCGTAAGGAAGTGGTTTTGAGGTAATAATAAGGGATGTTTAACTGAATAAGGCAGTAGTGCATGCTTCAATCTCCCACCTACTCTCAAAAGTCCATCTTCATCCAAAAATGGACCTAATGCGGTGAATCGAGTTCCGCATTTAGTAATTTCACTATTGGAAAGATCGTGAATTTCCTTCGTAAATACCAATCTCTGAAGTAACCGTATTATTCTAAAATGTGCTTGTGTTAACTCATTCGTAGTGAGAGGCCCTCCACGCTTCGGCTTATGACAGACATTGTAATAAAATCTAAGACAATACGCTATAACGCGTtgtaaaagtataaatgaagaaaatttctcCAACAATTGAACCTCTGCATTGGTCGTTGCGTGTAACACCACAACCTTTCGTTTCTCGGGAATGTCTATCGGCTGCATGTCATAATGCGGCCAAGTGTCTTCTGACTGAGATAGCCAACGGGGTCCGGTGAACCAACTAGTGGCCATAAGAAAGTCTTGGATGTTGGACCCCCGTGATAATATATCTGCAGCGTTGTGTTCTGAAGGCACATGCAACCACTGACTTGGAGCACTATGCTGCTGTATCAGGCTAACTCTATTTGCAACAAACGTCTTGAGCGTATGCGGTGCAGTACGTATCCATTGCAGCGTGATCGTCGAATCCGACCAAAACACTACTTTTTCAAATGAAAGGTTTATGGCTTTGATAATTATGTTGTATAATTTGATCAGCAATACCGCACCGCACAATTCCAATCGCGGCAATGATTGAGTTTTTAAAGGTGCAActtttgattttgaagaaacGAGTTGTGCGCTGTACCCTTGACCGTCACGCGTCGAGCGAATATATATGCAAGCACCGTACGCTTGTTCACTAGCATCGCAAAATCCGTGTAGCTGCAAATGTGTGTGACCATCGGAAATAACGCGCCTAGGAATATGAACGCTCTGTATTAAAGGCAATTGTGACTGAAAATTGACCCATGCCCCATAAATGTCTACTGGGACCGACTCGTCCCAGTCGAGGTTGCATTTCCAGAGATTTTGCATCAAAATCTTAGCCTGCACAATAACAGGGCCTAGTAACCCCAAAGGGTCGAAGAGTTGGGCAATGCGTGATAAAATGGTTCGTTTGGTGACCTTCTGTAAAGGTTCTACCTGCTTAATGGTGTACCCCAGAACATCCCGTTCAGCCTTCCAATACAACCCCAGCGTCTTTTTGTCATCAGACGCGTCTAACACCATGTGGTCATGGACACTAGCATCCAGGAATGATTCGAGCAAACGCGGTTCATTTGATACCCACTGCCGAAGTTGAAATCCTCCCTTCGCGGCTAACCGAATCAACTCATTTCTAAGCAACATAGCCTCGTCAAATGAATCCGCTCCCGTAAGCACGTCGTCAACATAAAAGTCTCTAAGAAACGCGCTTGCAGCTATTGGATGATTGCCAATCTCGTCGTGCGCTAATTGGTGAAGAGTTCTGACAGCTAAAAAGGGAGCTGACGCCGTCCCGTACGTCACCGTATTCAATTCGTACGTTTTTATCGGTTGGTTAGAGTTCTCACGCCATAGGATCCTTTGGTATTTCCGATCTACAGCGCGCAAATCGACTTGCCGATACATTTTTGCGATATCGGCGGTTAGCACGTATTTATGTAACCGAAACCGCGTGATTATACTGACCAGATCATCTTGGATCGTCGGTCCCACCATTAAAGTCTCATTCAACGACACACCGGATGATGAACGCGCCGATGCATCAAACACCACTCTGACCTTTGTGGTCAGGCTACTGTCTTTGACCACTGGATGATGAGGCAGATAGATACCTTCGGTGCTCTCGTCCGTAACTTCTGTCATATGTCCTAACCGTTCGTACTCCTTAAGGAATTCGACATACTGAACCTTGATAGCGTGACGTTTATTAAGAGATCGTTCTAAAGACAGAAATCGATTCACTGCTATTTGACGTGATTCACCCAGCTTCTCCTTCTGATCGTTAAAAGGAAGGCCAACTGTGTATCGACCGGTCACTGCGTCGCGAATCGTATTGGAAGTATAGTGAGTTTCACACGCTTGTTCTTCGGGAGACAACAATTTAACGGACGGGCATTCCTCAAGgttccaaaatttgtgcatgtcCGATTGAAGATCGCTAAGCGTCAAATTGCAAGTAGCTGATTGAGTTGATGGTTGATCTGGTACATGCCCAACCACTATCCAACCGAGTTGAGTTTTTTGTAATTTAGTGCATTGATTCGCGAGAACTATTCGGCCAATGCACATCAAGTCCCAGAAGAATTGACCACCAAGAATTCCATCTATGTTACCGGTCATATGGAAATCTGGATCTGCTAAATGTATCCCCACCGGAATCTTCAACGTTTGTCTGTCAATCAAGTCATGAGGTAACGGTTGTGAAACTTCCCGAACTATCAAAAATGTTACATTTTCTGAATAACGAGAGTTTCGCGATTTAATTTGTGCTCGAGTGACTTTAGTGCTAGCCGACTGCATAGCGTTTGTGCCACAAAGAGGTATATTTACTGCTTCTGTGGGTAGATTGAGTTGCCTGCACATTCTTTCCGACAGAAAATGCGATTCGGCGCATGAATCTAATAGCACCCTGCATTTGTGTGTTTTCCCGAATCCGTCTACAATGTCGATGACCGCCGTACACAAAATTACCGTCGGCCGAGCATTTATTACCGAACAGGTATTGTTTACCTGTACAGCTGAAGGTACGGGGGTAGGGTCTACGTGCAATAGAGTGTGATGCCGTTTATGACATCGTCGGCAGGTACTTGCCTGACAGTCCTTCACCGAATGGTTTGGCCGTAAGCAGTTAAAACAAAGATGGTTTTCCTTCACTAATTTTGATCTTTCTGGCACAGAAAGACTTAAGAGTttgctgcaattttgcgaaAAATGTGGCTCTCGACAAAAACCGCATAATATCACGTTCTGGGTAGAATGAACTTGCCTAATTGATCGTAATTCCCTTACTGCAGGTTTATTAGAATTTTGGAAACCTTGACGGTTTCGAACCGTTCCCTGAGCTTTGGTAGCAGGTGCCACAGCAGGAGCCACGGCAGAAGCCACGGCAGAAGCCCCAGCAGCGGGTTCCCCCCCTCCGATGGGTTCGATCGTCTGATACCGATCatgcaaaaaatcaaataacTCGTCTACACTAGGAAACGCAATGCCACGCATGCGCTCCTTCCACTTCAGGGCGGATTCTTCATCTAATTTAGACACTATCAAATGAACAAGTACGGTATCGGCACTAGGCTGCTGCAGAGCTTGCAACGCGCGGTAATGAGCCTCCATGCTGTTAAGAAACGTTCTAAAATCCTGATACGATGGCTTTTGCAACAACGGTACGTCAACGATTGCCCTCAAGTGATTAGTTACAATGGTAGCTGGTTGATTATACCGTTTCTCTAAAAGGCCCCAGGCAACCCTGTAATTGGCCGCGGAATTTCCTACAGACTCTATGGCTTTCGCTGCTTCACCCTTTAAACACGAACGAAGATATAGTAGTTTCTTGGACTCAGTAATGCGTGTGTTTTCGTGTATCGAAGAGTGAAACTGATCGGAAAATCCAGGCCACTCCCCGTATGCTCCAGCAAAGGTTGGCAAATTGATTTTCGGCAAGTATACGTCTTTATCGATAGACTCCATGGCCGATTGTGGCGACGCGCGTAAACTTAGTGACTCGACACCCAACGCACTTCCAGTCTGCTGACTATGTTTGagtttattcaaaatatccATCGCGCGTGCTTTACATGTAATGAACGCGGATTTGAGAGCTATTCTTTCGCGCATTAATTCCCCGGTGGTGTCCGCGGAATCTAACTCCGCTTGCGCCTTATTGAACGACATATACTCACTTTCGAGGTCGTCAAAATGCACCTGAATTTGACTGCCCGAATCTCCAGCTTCGGTACTGTCTATCAGTAGTTGAAAGGTTTCTAATTCTAATTTGAATGCTTCACGTTTCAACTTTAAGGTTTTCTGGCGTTCTTCCAAGCTCGGTGCCATGGCGAGATTTTACCGCGATAGATACACGGGAATGAGATAATAGGACTAGTTTGATAGGTGACTCACAAACAACAACTGAATGCGACTTACGTGGTCGCAGTCTCCGGTGGTCCACACGGCTTGTCAATGATAGGCGATGCGAATGAGGCTGGTAACAACGTCCTCGATGTTGGCTCTCGACGCTGTCCGTGCCGTAGATTCGGCACAGCTGTGATGCTGGTTCCGCCGACCCCTGGTGCTCAGGTATCGCTCCTGACGCCGATGAGTTATGCGAGGATGCAACGACCTGGTGTCGTTGTCCCTCAGCTGCTGGGTCCCTTGACGATGAGGTGATCTGCCGAGTCCCTTTCTCTGGTTGCTGGGCTCCTCAGCGATGACGTATGCTGTCCTTCCCACAGCACTGGATATGTTGTACAGATAGGCGCGAATCAAGGCTCTCCAGGCACTTgcatccggctcgaaggaccaaaatgttgtggccaaaatgtcgacttgttctttggaggttgtaagactccgacgacacaatgtcacactccttgcggttttttccaccgcaagagttcactaattgaacggtgattgaggtatgtggaa from Andrena cerasifolii isolate SP2316 chromosome 10, iyAndCera1_principal, whole genome shotgun sequence includes:
- the LOC143374185 gene encoding uncharacterized protein LOC143374185; its protein translation is MAPSLEERQKTLKLKREAFKLELETFQLLIDSTEAGDSGSQIQVHFDDLESEYMSFNKAQAELDSADTTGELMRERIALKSAFITCKARAMDILNKLKHSQQTGSALGVESLSLRASPQSAMESIDKDGEAAKAIESVGNSAANYRVAWGLLEKRYNQPATIVTNHLRAIVDVPLLQKPSYQDFRTFLNSMEAHYRALQALQQPSADTVLVHLIVSKLDEESALKQTLKIPVGIHLADPDFHMTGNIDGILGGQFFWDLMCIGRIVLANQCTKLQKTQLGWIVVGHVPDQPSTQSATCNLTLSDLQSDMHKFWNLEECPSVKLLSPEEQACETHYTSNTIRDAVTGRYTVGLPFNDQKEKLGESRQIAVNRFLSLERSLNKRHAIKVQYVEFLKEYERLGHMTEVTDESTEGIYLPHHPVVKDSSLTTKVRVVFDASARSSSGVSLNETLMVGPTIQDDLVSIITRFRLHKYVLTADIAKMYRQVDLRAVDRKYQRILWRENSNQPIKTYELNTVTYGTASAPFLAVRTLHQLAHDEIGNHPIAASAFLRDFYVDDVLTGADSFDEAMLLRNELIRLAAKGGFQLRQWVSNEPRLLESFLDASVHDHMVLDASDDKKTLGLYWKAERDVLGYTIKQVEPLQKVTKRTILSRIAQLFDPLGLLGPVIVQAKILMQNLWKCNLDWDESVPVDIYGAWVNFQSQLPLIQSVHIPRRVISDGHTHLQLHGFCDASEQAYGACIYIRSTRDGQGYSAQLVSSKSKVAPLKTQSLPRLELCGAVLLIKLYNIIIKAINLSFEKVVFWSDSTITLQWIRTAPHTLKTFVANRVSLIQQHSAPSQWLHVPSEHNAADILSRGSNIQDFLMATSWFTGPRWLSQSEDTWPHYDMQPIDIPEKRKVVVLHATTNAEVQLLEKFSSFILLQRVIAYCLRFYYNVCHKPKRGGPLTTNELTQAHFRIIRLLQRLVFTKEIHDLSNSEITKCGTRFTALGPFLDEDGLLRVGGRLKHALLPYSVKHPLLLPQNHFLTELIIREIHVKHGHIGARGTLHAVRQKYWPVNGMITVKSVLRKCITCHKLTAIVPQYPIGQLPRDRVVLNRPFLVTGVDYCGPFLIKEKKLRNTKKVKTYVAVFVCFSTKAVHLELVSDMTSDAFLAALKRFFARRGKCTDLYSDNGTNFIGASRELQRIHNAILVQDPKDHFQKYLSEQNVRWHFIPPRAPHFGGLWEAAVRSMKHHLMRIVGNAVLTFEGFTTCLAEIEAILNSRPLTPLSSDPNDLSPLTPGHFLIGDSLTSTPECDLTSVKTGRLSSWQHIQQLRQHFWSRWYKEYLNELIVRKKWHDGRTTQITEGMLVVLKEDNTPPLCWPMGRIVATHPGEDGVVRVATVRTLTGDYKRSVKRLSPLPVNDD